Proteins encoded in a region of the Armatimonadota bacterium genome:
- a CDS encoding polyprenyl synthetase family protein, which translates to MTAPAMVGLLSKVAPPWAVSGLAERLEAVEACLRQESASVVKTVAAVGETTLEAGGKRLRPALAVVSACAAGGSDQDTRIIGIGACLELVHMATLVHDDVIDESPTRRGRPTAASVVGNTAAILSGDVLLAKAMRLLAADGDTEIIRSVSEAVVDLAEGEVMELELRGLLSASEDAYRTVVARKTSALLSCACRVGAMTAGADPTVTVALSEYGRRLGDAFQIADDLLDYDGDRLKTGKPWATDFREGQPTLPLIFLTGALSAEESVFVETRFGNGVGDDDLTQICGWMKDRGALAKAADAARHESDQAIAALSALPDSPYKDILEGVARFVVERDA; encoded by the coding sequence ATGACCGCGCCCGCGATGGTCGGACTGCTGTCCAAGGTCGCGCCCCCTTGGGCGGTCTCCGGATTGGCGGAACGGCTGGAGGCGGTCGAAGCCTGCCTGCGACAGGAGTCGGCGAGCGTCGTCAAGACGGTCGCGGCCGTCGGCGAGACGACGCTGGAAGCGGGCGGCAAACGGCTCCGACCCGCCTTGGCCGTCGTGAGCGCGTGCGCGGCCGGGGGCTCCGACCAAGACACCCGCATCATCGGGATCGGCGCCTGTCTCGAACTGGTCCATATGGCGACGCTCGTCCATGACGACGTCATCGACGAGTCGCCGACCAGGCGGGGCCGGCCGACGGCGGCCAGCGTCGTCGGCAACACGGCGGCGATCCTCAGCGGAGACGTCTTGCTCGCTAAAGCGATGCGGCTCCTCGCGGCCGACGGCGATACCGAGATCATCAGAAGCGTCAGCGAAGCCGTGGTCGACCTGGCCGAGGGCGAGGTGATGGAACTGGAACTTCGCGGCTTGCTTTCCGCATCGGAGGACGCGTACCGGACCGTCGTAGCGCGCAAGACGTCCGCGCTCTTGTCCTGCGCGTGCCGGGTCGGAGCCATGACCGCCGGTGCGGACCCGACGGTGACCGTCGCGTTGTCCGAATACGGTCGACGTCTCGGCGACGCGTTCCAGATCGCCGACGACCTGCTCGACTACGACGGCGACCGCCTCAAGACGGGCAAACCGTGGGCTACGGACTTCCGCGAAGGACAACCGACCCTTCCGCTCATCTTCCTGACGGGCGCCCTGTCAGCGGAAGAATCGGTGTTCGTCGAGACGCGTTTCGGAAACGGGGTCGGCGACGACGACCTGACCCAGATTTGTGGATGGATGAAGGACCGAGGGGCCCTCGCCAAGGCCGCCGATGCCGCCCGTCACGAATCGGACCAAGCGATCGCCGCCTTGTCCGCGCTTCCCGATTCTCCGTACAAGGACATCCTCGAAGGCGTCGCTCGGTTCGTGGTCGAACGGGACGCCTGA
- the coaBC gene encoding bifunctional phosphopantothenoylcysteine decarboxylase/phosphopantothenate--cysteine ligase CoaBC, producing the protein MFEDRTVVLGVSGSVACYRACDIARDLMRAGVRVRACLTDGAEKFVSRDLFEALTGEPALVDTFDEPVRGRMAHVDWARSADLLLIAPATANTINRIAAGIADDMLTTLALAFEGPMVVAPAMNPSMYAHDTTRSSLCALAERAVTLVEPSEGDVACGESGQGKLASNSDIVDAALDALAGTQKLKGRRVLLTSGPTYEPIDAVRFIGNRSSGKMGAALAKAAVVMGAEVTVVTGPTNEPLPRAARTVRVRTAREMLDAALPFGKEADLIIGAAAVADFRPARPVAGKLRRGDGPPELDLVENPDVIGTLAAAAKVGARVVAFAAEPDDRLEVAREKREKKRVYAVAVNDVSDPTIGFESGHNALTLVTADGQASSGRRSKLSCAFWLLGLLSAD; encoded by the coding sequence GTGTTTGAGGACCGGACGGTCGTCCTCGGCGTCAGCGGCAGCGTCGCGTGCTACCGCGCGTGCGACATCGCACGGGACCTGATGCGGGCCGGTGTCCGTGTTCGCGCGTGCTTGACGGACGGTGCCGAAAAGTTCGTTTCGCGTGACCTGTTCGAAGCCTTGACGGGAGAGCCCGCCCTCGTCGATACCTTCGACGAGCCCGTCCGCGGCCGAATGGCGCACGTCGACTGGGCACGGTCCGCCGACCTCCTTCTGATCGCTCCGGCGACGGCCAACACGATCAACCGGATCGCGGCCGGGATCGCCGACGACATGTTGACGACCCTTGCCTTGGCGTTCGAAGGTCCGATGGTCGTCGCTCCCGCGATGAACCCGTCGATGTACGCCCACGACACGACCCGGTCGTCCCTTTGCGCCCTTGCCGAACGCGCCGTGACGCTTGTCGAACCGTCGGAAGGGGACGTCGCCTGTGGCGAGTCCGGCCAAGGCAAACTCGCGTCCAACTCGGACATCGTCGACGCGGCCCTCGACGCGCTCGCCGGCACCCAAAAGCTCAAGGGTCGACGCGTACTCCTCACGAGCGGACCGACTTACGAACCGATCGACGCCGTCCGATTCATCGGCAACCGTTCGAGCGGAAAGATGGGAGCGGCCCTCGCTAAGGCCGCCGTGGTCATGGGCGCTGAGGTGACGGTCGTGACCGGGCCGACCAACGAACCGTTGCCTCGGGCCGCCCGGACCGTACGCGTAAGGACGGCCCGGGAAATGCTCGACGCCGCCCTTCCGTTCGGTAAGGAAGCGGACTTGATCATCGGCGCGGCAGCGGTAGCGGACTTTCGACCGGCCCGGCCCGTCGCTGGAAAGTTGCGCAGGGGCGACGGGCCGCCCGAGCTCGATCTCGTCGAGAACCCGGACGTGATCGGAACCCTGGCCGCGGCCGCTAAAGTCGGTGCAAGGGTCGTCGCCTTTGCCGCGGAGCCGGACGACAGGTTAGAGGTTGCCCGTGAAAAACGGGAAAAGAAACGGGTCTACGCGGTCGCCGTCAACGACGTCTCCGATCCGACGATCGGCTTTGAGAGCGGGCACAACGCGTTGACCCTCGTCACCGCGGACGGGCAGGCGTCATCGGGCCGCCGTTCGAAACTGTCGTGCGCGTTTTGGCTTCTCGGGCTTCTTTCTGCCGACTAA
- the pyrR gene encoding bifunctional pyr operon transcriptional regulator/uracil phosphoribosyltransferase PyrR: MWPMSLVVLDASAMKRTLGRMAHEILEANGGGEGLVVVGILRRGYPVAKRLAFTMTQIEGTTVPCGKLDVTSSRDDRRDEASDASEIPFEVTGKSVILVDEVVFTGRTIRAAMDALMRFGRPSRIQLAVLVDRGHRELPIQPDYVGKVVETERGDHIVVNVFENEGQDSVVHQFANEREAVSG; this comes from the coding sequence ATGTGGCCCATGAGCCTGGTAGTGCTGGACGCGAGCGCGATGAAGCGGACGCTCGGTCGCATGGCCCATGAGATTCTGGAAGCCAACGGCGGAGGCGAGGGCCTCGTCGTCGTCGGAATCCTTCGCCGCGGGTACCCGGTGGCCAAACGGCTCGCCTTCACGATGACGCAGATCGAAGGAACGACGGTCCCCTGTGGCAAGCTCGACGTCACGTCCAGCCGGGACGACCGTCGGGACGAGGCCTCCGACGCGAGCGAGATCCCTTTTGAAGTGACGGGGAAGAGCGTGATCCTCGTCGACGAGGTCGTCTTCACTGGCCGGACGATCCGGGCCGCGATGGACGCCCTGATGCGGTTCGGAAGGCCGAGCCGGATCCAATTGGCCGTCCTCGTCGACCGGGGCCACCGCGAACTCCCGATCCAGCCCGACTATGTCGGCAAGGTGGTCGAGACGGAGCGCGGAGACCACATCGTCGTCAACGTGTTCGAGAACGAAGGTCAAGACTCCGTCGTCCACCAGTTCGCCAACGAGCGGGAGGCGGTCTCCGGTTGA
- a CDS encoding NfeD family protein, translated as MLAAYIVAAIVGVGLIVFSALEGLGANAEIGGGDLANDVDASHGPIEAHDAGGHADYDPLGESAEGAVWLPFLSVRFWTYAVGTFGLLGTLLTLANVSREPLTAIVAVGTALLTGTIAAVAVRALSKMERTSSASETDFLGVAGKVTVPIRGSLPGKVRTSVKGDLIDLVAVSDDGGEILQGEEVVVIEIDGRQARVSRCTDILGE; from the coding sequence ATGCTTGCCGCATACATCGTGGCGGCCATTGTGGGGGTCGGGCTGATCGTGTTCTCGGCGCTGGAGGGCTTGGGCGCCAATGCCGAGATCGGAGGGGGCGACCTCGCCAATGACGTCGACGCGTCTCACGGCCCGATCGAGGCCCATGACGCGGGCGGACACGCCGACTACGACCCCTTGGGAGAAAGCGCAGAGGGAGCCGTCTGGCTCCCCTTCCTTTCCGTCCGCTTCTGGACCTATGCGGTGGGGACGTTCGGGCTCCTGGGCACGCTCCTGACCCTGGCGAACGTCAGTCGCGAGCCGCTGACGGCGATCGTGGCCGTCGGGACGGCCCTCTTGACGGGCACGATCGCGGCCGTCGCCGTCCGGGCCTTGAGCAAGATGGAGCGGACGAGCTCGGCGAGCGAGACGGACTTCCTCGGCGTGGCGGGAAAAGTCACCGTCCCGATCCGTGGCAGCCTTCCCGGCAAAGTGAGGACCAGCGTCAAGGGCGACCTGATCGACCTCGTCGCGGTCAGTGACGACGGCGGAGAGATCTTGCAGGGCGAAGAGGTCGTCGTGATCGAGATCGACGGCAGACAGGCGCGGGTCTCGCGCTGCACAGACATCTTGGGAGAGTGA
- a CDS encoding aspartate carbamoyltransferase catalytic subunit, protein MNNVLSIRQTPVDVVQTLLTAAGEFKRSVKKSGPVKGLPRRTVGLLFFENSTRTRVGFEQACHYLGYRTVNFSGSGSSVKKGETLKDTILTLRYERLEAVVIRHSASGSCNLAARYFNGPVINAGDGWHEHPTQALGDGLTVIERKGKIDGLKIAIVGDITHSRVARSNAWLFSKMGAEVRFVGPRTLVPGQTSQFPATVYHDLRAGLDGVDVVMALRLQLERMEEGLVSIGEYRRLYQINRSSLRSAAPDAIVMHPGPMNRGVEIDDLTADGPNSVITEQVTNCIFGRMASLAYAFGDVRAAGTGGLT, encoded by the coding sequence TTGAACAACGTGCTCTCCATCCGACAAACCCCGGTGGACGTGGTCCAAACCCTTCTCACCGCGGCTGGAGAGTTCAAACGGTCCGTCAAGAAGAGCGGCCCTGTGAAGGGCCTGCCCCGGCGCACGGTCGGTCTTCTTTTCTTTGAAAACTCGACGAGGACGAGGGTCGGTTTCGAGCAGGCCTGTCACTACCTCGGGTACCGGACGGTCAACTTCTCAGGTTCGGGCAGTTCGGTCAAAAAGGGCGAGACCCTGAAGGACACGATCTTGACGCTCCGGTACGAGCGCCTTGAGGCGGTCGTGATCCGGCACAGCGCGTCCGGATCCTGCAACCTGGCCGCGCGCTACTTCAACGGGCCCGTCATCAACGCCGGTGACGGATGGCACGAGCACCCGACCCAGGCTCTCGGCGACGGCCTGACCGTCATCGAGCGCAAAGGCAAGATCGACGGGCTGAAGATCGCGATCGTCGGCGACATCACCCACTCGCGCGTCGCGAGGAGCAACGCCTGGCTTTTCAGCAAAATGGGGGCCGAGGTGCGGTTCGTCGGTCCCCGGACGCTCGTGCCGGGACAGACGTCGCAATTCCCGGCGACGGTCTACCACGATCTCCGGGCCGGCCTCGACGGCGTCGACGTGGTGATGGCTTTGAGGCTCCAGCTCGAACGGATGGAAGAGGGGCTCGTCAGCATCGGCGAGTACCGACGGCTGTATCAGATCAATCGGTCGAGTCTGCGGTCCGCAGCCCCGGACGCCATCGTCATGCACCCGGGCCCGATGAACCGGGGCGTCGAGATCGACGATTTGACCGCAGACGGCCCGAACAGCGTGATCACCGAACAGGTCACCAACTGCATCTTCGGCCGGATGGCGTCGCTCGCCTACGCGTTCGGCGACGTCCGGGCTGCCGGGACGGGGGGTTTGACGTGA
- a CDS encoding dihydroorotase, whose product MKTLLKNGRILDPSLGLDIAGSVLIEDAQIVEVGAEVDVQGVQETYDCSGLWICPGLVDMHTHLREPGEEHRETIRTGTQAAAAGGFTNICCMPNTTPALDNPALVDFILDRASAPDAGGVFVSPVGALTVSNAGVHISDLAALKKAGVVAASDEGSPVQDSRVMMRAMETCLQVDLPILAHCEDRSLSSEGCMNDGSRSALLGLAGIPRCAEEIMVMRNCLLALNTGCRIHILRVSTWGAVEMVRQAKYLGAPVTCEVCPHHFSLTEDDVGEFDPNFKTTPPLRTQVDVDIILQALNDGTIDCIASDHSPYAPYEVEVPFQEAPFGLAGLESVVGATLTYVTHKGLLNPLETVRKLSTAPAKVLGIEAGSLSPGSSPLAQVTVIDPNVEWTFDAARTFSRGKNTPFHGVPFRGKAVLTFCGGEIYRDQLYPSARYQVELD is encoded by the coding sequence GTGAAGACGCTCTTGAAGAACGGCCGGATCCTCGACCCGTCTTTGGGCCTCGACATCGCGGGCAGCGTCCTCATCGAAGACGCACAGATCGTGGAGGTCGGAGCCGAGGTCGACGTCCAGGGCGTCCAGGAGACGTACGACTGCTCGGGGCTGTGGATCTGTCCGGGGCTGGTCGACATGCACACCCATCTCCGGGAACCGGGCGAGGAACACCGGGAGACGATACGGACGGGGACGCAAGCGGCGGCGGCGGGCGGATTCACGAACATCTGCTGCATGCCGAACACGACGCCTGCCCTGGACAACCCGGCACTGGTGGACTTCATCCTGGACCGCGCCTCGGCCCCTGACGCGGGGGGCGTGTTCGTGTCCCCGGTCGGCGCCTTGACGGTTTCCAACGCGGGGGTCCACATCAGCGACCTCGCCGCGTTGAAGAAGGCGGGGGTCGTGGCCGCCAGCGACGAAGGTAGCCCGGTCCAAGACTCGCGCGTGATGATGCGCGCGATGGAAACGTGCCTTCAGGTGGACTTACCGATCCTGGCCCACTGCGAAGACCGCTCTCTGAGTTCGGAAGGGTGCATGAACGACGGTTCCCGTAGCGCGTTGCTCGGCCTGGCCGGAATTCCCCGCTGTGCCGAAGAGATCATGGTCATGCGGAACTGCCTCCTCGCGCTCAACACCGGGTGCCGCATCCATATCCTTCGGGTCAGCACGTGGGGGGCCGTGGAGATGGTCCGACAAGCGAAGTACCTTGGCGCGCCCGTGACCTGCGAGGTCTGCCCCCACCATTTCAGCCTGACCGAAGACGACGTCGGAGAGTTCGACCCCAACTTCAAGACGACACCTCCACTGCGCACACAGGTCGATGTCGACATCATTCTTCAGGCCTTGAACGACGGGACGATCGATTGCATCGCCAGCGACCACTCCCCGTATGCGCCGTACGAGGTCGAAGTCCCGTTCCAAGAAGCCCCGTTCGGACTGGCCGGCCTTGAGAGCGTGGTCGGCGCCACATTGACCTACGTCACGCATAAGGGTCTGTTGAACCCGCTCGAGACCGTACGGAAACTGAGCACGGCTCCGGCCAAAGTGTTAGGGATCGAGGCCGGATCTCTGAGCCCGGGTTCGAGCCCGCTCGCCCAAGTCACCGTCATCGATCCGAACGTCGAGTGGACGTTCGACGCCGCCCGGACGTTTTCGAGGGGCAAGAACACACCGTTCCATGGCGTGCCGTTCCGCGGCAAGGCCGTCCTGACTTTCTGCGGAGGAGAGATCTATCGTGACCAGCTGTACCCGTCGGCGCGTTATCAAGTCGAGTTGGACTAG
- a CDS encoding HAD-IIA family hydrolase produces MKAYSLYLFDLDGTVYRGRQPVPYAPATITELLRRGASVRYLTNNSAARPVQVSAMLNHMGVPCRSEWVIGSGQIAAAECRTKREVYVVGEDALRHTLTEAGVALGDRDPDTVLVGICRQITYEILDTAAAFVRQGKEFLATNRDATFPLEGGRLQPGAGAIVAAIEVASGRSPRVLGKPAPDIVLAALAGSDAALSETIIVGDRIDTDIACGQAAGCDTFLVLTGVERALPPGQAGAPDLRGLL; encoded by the coding sequence GTGAAGGCCTATTCCCTGTACCTGTTCGATCTGGACGGCACGGTGTACCGCGGACGCCAACCCGTCCCCTATGCGCCCGCGACGATCACCGAACTGCTCCGGCGCGGTGCGTCCGTCAGGTATCTGACGAACAACTCGGCCGCACGGCCTGTCCAGGTTTCGGCGATGCTGAACCACATGGGCGTCCCTTGTCGGAGCGAATGGGTGATCGGTTCGGGACAGATCGCCGCCGCAGAGTGCCGGACGAAGCGCGAGGTCTACGTCGTCGGTGAAGACGCGCTTCGGCACACGTTGACGGAAGCGGGCGTGGCGCTCGGGGACCGAGACCCCGACACGGTGCTCGTCGGTATTTGTCGTCAGATCACGTACGAGATCCTCGATACCGCGGCGGCGTTCGTCCGACAGGGCAAGGAGTTCCTCGCCACGAACCGGGACGCGACGTTCCCCCTGGAAGGAGGCCGCCTTCAGCCGGGAGCCGGCGCGATCGTCGCGGCGATCGAAGTCGCGTCCGGACGTTCCCCGCGCGTTCTGGGCAAACCGGCTCCGGACATCGTGCTGGCGGCCCTTGCGGGCAGCGACGCCGCCTTGAGCGAAACCATCATCGTCGGCGACCGGATCGACACGGACATCGCCTGCGGCCAGGCCGCGGGATGCGACACGTTCCTTGTCCTGACCGGCGTGGAACGCGCGCTTCCACCGGGGCAAGCCGGTGCACCCGACCTTCGAGGCCTGCTGTGA
- a CDS encoding dipeptide epimerase — MDVRFERVRLTKRYPLTISRGTSTGSDNLFVFVSDGQHEGIGECAFGTGSDGDQSAWGEAQLAPIVEAGFHRRDVHACWQAMHDAGVDPAAAAALDTALWDLKGKQTGLPLYRLLGLPLPKVASSVTIGINPLDVIRDRVPEILSRTGARYLKVKLGNPDGTEADQASFEAAREASAPFRIGLRVDANGGWSLETARTMARWLSERGCDYVEQPLAAGQEDELPALFHDAPLPVFLDESVRTSHDVPAVADRCHGVNLKIMKTGGVTEALRLVATARAHGLSTMIGCMSESSVAISTGAAIGALFDHIDLDSHLNLAPDPASGADWKDGVVVPTDKPGHGAALKAVDVRP; from the coding sequence ATGGACGTCAGGTTCGAGCGGGTGCGGCTGACCAAGCGCTACCCCTTGACGATCAGCCGAGGGACGAGCACGGGCTCGGACAACCTCTTCGTCTTCGTATCGGACGGGCAGCACGAAGGCATCGGGGAGTGCGCGTTCGGGACGGGTTCGGACGGCGACCAGTCCGCTTGGGGCGAGGCGCAATTGGCCCCGATCGTCGAGGCCGGGTTTCATCGGCGCGACGTTCATGCCTGCTGGCAGGCGATGCACGATGCCGGAGTCGATCCCGCGGCCGCAGCCGCACTCGACACGGCCCTTTGGGACCTCAAAGGGAAACAAACGGGCCTTCCCCTCTACCGCTTACTCGGACTGCCGCTTCCGAAGGTCGCGTCCAGCGTCACGATCGGGATCAACCCACTGGACGTGATCCGAGATCGCGTCCCGGAAATCCTCTCGCGGACGGGCGCACGTTATCTGAAGGTCAAACTGGGGAACCCTGACGGGACCGAAGCGGACCAAGCTTCGTTCGAGGCCGCGCGGGAAGCGTCGGCACCGTTCCGTATCGGGCTTCGCGTCGACGCGAACGGAGGTTGGTCGCTCGAGACCGCGCGGACGATGGCACGCTGGTTGTCCGAGAGGGGCTGCGACTATGTCGAACAGCCGCTGGCCGCGGGACAAGAGGACGAACTGCCTGCACTTTTTCATGACGCCCCACTGCCGGTCTTTTTGGACGAGTCCGTCCGAACGAGCCACGACGTCCCGGCCGTCGCCGACCGGTGCCACGGCGTCAACTTGAAGATCATGAAGACGGGCGGGGTCACAGAGGCGTTGCGGCTCGTCGCCACGGCCCGGGCCCACGGACTTTCGACGATGATCGGGTGTATGAGCGAGAGCTCGGTCGCGATTTCTACGGGAGCGGCGATCGGCGCCCTGTTCGACCATATCGATCTCGACTCGCACCTCAACCTCGCACCCGATCCTGCGAGCGGTGCCGACTGGAAGGACGGCGTCGTAGTCCCGACGGACAAGCCTGGCCACGGTGCGGCCCTGAAGGCGGTCGATGTTCGGCCCTGA
- a CDS encoding ubiquinone/menaquinone biosynthesis methyltransferase: MGSRADKRPWLAEGEDKRAFVRGMFSDIAPTYDLLNSLMSFRLHRKWRTIAVDGLQLKPGDAALDVCCGTGDFLPVLRRAVGQKGRVVGIDFAGPMLDRARGKTRSGLCLGDACALPVCGASFDSYSVGWGLRNVPSVERALAEAVRVLKPGGRFTSVDMARPKGLAGAVSERVFHTAVPVLGRLFGRTSAYTYLPKSTTVFLEPDAMDDAMRAAGLTDIRHRRLFFGNICVHWGTRP; encoded by the coding sequence ATGGGGTCCCGGGCTGACAAGCGCCCCTGGTTGGCGGAGGGTGAAGACAAGCGCGCGTTCGTCCGCGGGATGTTTTCGGACATCGCGCCCACTTACGACCTGCTCAACAGCCTGATGAGCTTCCGTCTCCATCGGAAATGGCGGACGATCGCGGTGGACGGGCTCCAGTTGAAGCCGGGTGACGCCGCGCTCGACGTCTGTTGCGGCACGGGCGACTTCCTTCCGGTCCTCCGTCGCGCCGTCGGCCAGAAGGGCCGGGTGGTGGGCATCGACTTCGCCGGTCCGATGCTCGACCGGGCCCGTGGGAAGACCAGATCCGGCCTTTGCCTGGGCGACGCGTGCGCGCTTCCGGTCTGCGGCGCCAGCTTCGATTCTTACAGTGTCGGTTGGGGCCTGCGCAACGTTCCGTCCGTCGAAAGGGCCCTGGCCGAAGCCGTCCGTGTCCTGAAGCCCGGCGGGCGGTTCACATCGGTGGACATGGCCCGCCCGAAGGGGTTGGCCGGAGCGGTCTCCGAGCGCGTGTTCCATACGGCCGTCCCGGTGCTGGGCCGACTGTTCGGAAGGACGTCCGCGTACACGTACCTTCCCAAGAGTACGACCGTCTTCCTCGAACCGGACGCGATGGACGACGCGATGAGGGCTGCAGGTCTGACCGATATCCGCCACAGGCGCTTGTTCTTCGGCAACATCTGCGTCCATTGGGGGACCCGGCCATGA
- a CDS encoding DUF1611 domain-containing protein, producing MFGPEARLALYMEGAFESKTGKMGLGVLRYSPNPVVAVIDKGHAGERLADVTGIVHGAPIVAGVGEAADLGAEVLILGIAPPGGQIPDDWRPAMDEAVARGLSLVNGLHEGLSRRFPTLGPGQFVWDVRVEPPGIGVGGAQARLMANRRVLTVGTDMSVGKMTAGLEIARSARAKGVETAFVATGQVGIVITGAGVPLDAVRLDYASGAVENETLKYSASQLIVIEGQGSLIHPGSSATLPLMRGSCPTHLVLCHRAGMTRLPRVPWVEVPPLKEVVRLFEDTASACGTFGSPKVVGIALNTSHLDEGGACGAVREVERDTGLPVCDPVRDGAGPLLDAILRA from the coding sequence ATGTTCGGCCCTGAGGCACGGCTCGCCCTTTACATGGAGGGCGCCTTTGAGTCGAAGACCGGGAAGATGGGCCTCGGTGTCCTCCGTTATTCGCCGAACCCGGTCGTCGCCGTGATCGACAAAGGCCACGCCGGTGAGAGGCTGGCGGACGTCACGGGCATCGTCCACGGGGCCCCGATCGTCGCTGGAGTCGGCGAGGCGGCCGATCTGGGCGCTGAAGTCTTGATCCTGGGAATCGCCCCTCCAGGAGGGCAGATCCCGGACGACTGGCGTCCGGCGATGGACGAAGCGGTCGCGCGCGGCCTCAGCCTCGTCAACGGGCTCCATGAGGGGCTCTCTCGACGGTTTCCGACTTTGGGGCCTGGCCAGTTCGTTTGGGACGTCCGCGTCGAACCGCCAGGAATCGGGGTCGGCGGGGCTCAAGCGCGTCTGATGGCGAACCGCAGAGTCTTGACCGTGGGAACCGACATGAGCGTCGGCAAGATGACGGCAGGGCTTGAAATCGCCAGGTCGGCCCGGGCCAAGGGGGTCGAGACGGCGTTCGTCGCGACGGGACAGGTCGGGATCGTGATCACTGGGGCCGGCGTCCCTTTGGACGCCGTCCGCCTGGACTATGCGTCAGGAGCCGTTGAGAACGAAACATTAAAGTATTCAGCGTCTCAACTTATCGTTATCGAGGGACAAGGATCGTTGATCCATCCTGGAAGTTCGGCGACTTTGCCGCTCATGCGAGGATCTTGTCCGACGCACCTCGTTCTGTGCCACCGCGCGGGTATGACCCGTTTACCCCGTGTTCCTTGGGTCGAGGTCCCGCCGCTGAAGGAGGTCGTCCGGCTGTTCGAAGACACCGCGTCCGCCTGTGGCACGTTCGGTAGCCCCAAAGTCGTCGGCATCGCGTTGAACACGTCCCATCTGGACGAAGGCGGGGCCTGCGGGGCCGTCCGCGAGGTCGAGCGGGATACCGGGCTGCCCGTCTGCGACCCTGTCCGGGACGGGGCCGGGCCGTTGCTCGACGCGATCCTTCGAGCCTGA
- a CDS encoding flotillin family protein: MNIAELLQSLGPIGTAVMGGVTVLGALILFVILTKFFLRICGPNEALIISGFLSGSEIDGRKRGFKPVIGGRCLSIPGLTEVDRMSLALMEVPIAVRNAYSQGGIAMNVEAIANVKISSDERVISNAVERFLDTSRDEVRRVAKETLEGHLRGVVATLTPEQVNEDRLVFAEAMTKETEEDLKKLGLHLDTLKILHVSDEVGYLDATSRKAIANVVRSAEIAESDARRLAEQAEAQNTGRANVTRAETDSAIAKLTNELRTVKADLLAKINSEEERTTAAAKEARAIAEQQLQKVRAELEAIRLKADKVLPAEALRIAQEYEARGQAAIIRERGRAVSESLTLLYQAWQKAGPSAKQITLIEELENLLTAATEGVKKVHVAELQIIDSGDGQTLPNYMAGFPQMLGNVFDAVHQTTGIDIPASISGKEDK, from the coding sequence ATGAACATCGCAGAACTCCTACAGTCCCTCGGCCCCATCGGGACGGCCGTCATGGGCGGGGTCACCGTGCTCGGGGCCCTGATCCTCTTCGTCATCCTGACCAAGTTCTTCCTCCGGATCTGCGGGCCGAACGAGGCCTTGATCATCTCCGGATTCTTGAGCGGCAGCGAGATCGACGGTCGAAAGCGCGGGTTCAAGCCTGTCATCGGGGGCCGCTGTCTGAGCATCCCGGGGTTGACGGAGGTCGACCGGATGTCCTTGGCCCTGATGGAGGTGCCGATCGCCGTCCGCAACGCCTACTCGCAAGGCGGTATCGCGATGAACGTCGAGGCGATCGCCAACGTGAAGATCAGTAGCGACGAACGCGTGATCTCGAACGCCGTCGAACGCTTCCTCGATACGAGCCGTGACGAAGTCCGCCGCGTGGCGAAGGAGACGCTCGAAGGGCATCTGCGAGGGGTCGTCGCCACACTGACCCCGGAGCAGGTCAACGAAGACCGCCTCGTCTTCGCCGAGGCGATGACGAAGGAGACGGAAGAAGACCTCAAGAAGCTCGGCCTGCACCTCGACACGCTCAAGATCCTCCACGTCAGCGACGAGGTCGGCTACCTCGACGCGACGAGCCGCAAGGCGATCGCCAACGTCGTCCGTTCGGCCGAGATCGCCGAATCGGACGCCAGGCGCCTGGCCGAGCAGGCCGAAGCCCAGAACACGGGACGAGCCAACGTCACCCGGGCCGAAACGGACTCCGCCATCGCCAAACTCACGAACGAACTTAGGACGGTCAAGGCCGACCTCTTGGCCAAGATCAACAGCGAAGAGGAACGCACCACCGCCGCGGCGAAAGAAGCCCGCGCCATCGCCGAACAGCAGCTCCAGAAGGTCCGTGCCGAACTGGAAGCGATCCGTCTGAAGGCCGACAAGGTCCTTCCTGCCGAAGCCCTTCGCATCGCGCAGGAATACGAAGCCCGGGGCCAGGCGGCGATCATCCGTGAACGGGGCCGTGCCGTCTCGGAGTCTCTGACCCTGCTCTATCAGGCGTGGCAGAAGGCCGGCCCGAGCGCGAAGCAGATCACCTTGATCGAAGAACTCGAGAACCTTCTGACGGCGGCGACGGAAGGCGTGAAGAAAGTCCACGTTGCCGAACTCCAGATCATCGACAGCGGGGACGGTCAGACCCTTCCGAACTACATGGCCGGGTTCCCCCAAATGTTGGGCAACGTCTTCGACGCCGTCCACCAGACCACAGGCATCGACATTCCGGCCTCGATCAGCGGCAAGGAGGACAAATAA